The following are encoded together in the Peromyscus leucopus breed LL Stock chromosome 1, UCI_PerLeu_2.1, whole genome shotgun sequence genome:
- the LOC114695925 gene encoding 60S acidic ribosomal protein P0-like: MPFLPGILISVTSSLTSCVAIPDAPPRCPGKTATCKSRGTIEILSDVHLIKTGDKVGASEATLLNMLNISPFSFGLISQQVFDNGSIYNPEVLDITEQTPHSRFLEGVPNVASVCLQTGYLTVASVVHSVINEYKRVLALSVETECTFPLAAKVKAFLADPSAFVAATTAAPAPAAAPAKVEAKEESEESDEDMGFGL; encoded by the coding sequence atGCCTTTCTTGCCAGGCATCCTCATTAGTGTGACATCGTCTTTAACCTCCTGCGTGGCAATCCCTGACGCACCACCACGATGCCCAGGGAAGACGGCGACCTGCAAGTCCAGGGGCACCATTGAAATTCTGAGTGATGTGCACCTGATAAAAACTGGAGACAAAGTAGGTGCCAGTGAAGCCACACTGCTGAACATGCTGAacatctcccccttctcctttggGCTGATCAGCCAGCAGGTGTTTGACAATGGCAGCATTTACAACCCGGAAGTGCTCGACATCACAGAGCAGACTCCGCACTCCCGCTTCCTGGAGGGTGTCCCAAATGTTGCCAGTGTTTGTCTGCAGACTGGTTACCTTACTGTTGCCTCGGTGGTGCACTCTGTCATCAATGAGTACAAGCGGGTTCTGGCTTTGTCTGTGGAGACTGAGTGCACCTTCCCACTTGCTGCAAAGGTCAAGGCCTTCTTGGCTGATCCATCTGCATTTGTGGCCGCCAccactgctgctcctgctcctgctgcagcCCCAGCCAAGGTTGAAGCCAAGGAAGAGTCGGAGGAATCCGATGAggatatgggatttggtctctga